Part of the Labrus bergylta chromosome 19, fLabBer1.1, whole genome shotgun sequence genome, TGAGAGATTTCTAACATAAGGTTTATTGCTTAGATTTGTAGACTCCTTAAAATTTGGTGGtgcactttctttttttgtgtccctgtcaaaataaacaaataaaaataaaaaattataataacACTCTTTCTCTTGTATGTAGTAAAGTCCTCCCCATCTAAGAAGCGTCGTGCGCTGACACAGGGTCCTCTGAGGAAGTCAGCTGGCTCTGGGCCTTCTCTGTCGACACAAACAAGCACCAACAGCCAGCACGCTTTCCTCCAACATCAACTCAGTTCAGACACCAAAGAAGATGCTGAAGTAGACAACGGTAAGCCCTGGAAAAAGGATTTCAGCTTTCAGCTGGAGTGCTGAAAACAACTTTTGTTTACTGAAGCTGGCAGAAATTCAGACCTCATGCATGTACCAGCATGCAGTGTTTCTTTCCCAACACAGTATTAAACTTTTTTCCTTCCTCCACAGGCATGCAGCCAGGTCGCCCCGACCTCCTCCCTAACACCTCACTGCCAAGCGAAGGTGTTGGCAACGCTTCTGAAACCACAaactccttctcctcctctttggaAAACTCTGAATTTGCTCCCTCTAGTCAGCCTTCGCCTCGCTCTCAGAACAGCAGCCGGTCGGCGGGAGTGGATTTAAACAACCTGTTGATCAAAGCCCAGGAGCACAGCACCCCCAAGAGgtaagagagaaaaatacacgtagatcagtttttttttaatattagagATATATTTTTTCAAGGGTATTTTTCTTACATTATGCCAGAATTATCACACCACAAGGGATTCTATCGTTTCTAATGTGAGATCTACAACAAATCAATAAACCCGAACGCTTAACATAATGTGCTCCTAGACAGGCAATACAGGTTGGCGAAAAAATCGATAGAGCATAGTATCGCAATATTTTGTGAGGCGAAATATCGATTCATGGCCGCCAAGTATcaatatttttcttatattattAGCATATTATTGAGATATTCAATTtcaacaagttgcattgttaaaaattcCTGCAATTGTACAGTCGTccatacatgtttgtgttcagtttgattagactgaaatactaACAGATTGTGGGATACATGCTGCCTTTTACAGGGTTTCACTTTGATCacagtcagtctgtgggcttgactcccattgtgtagaaatatATATATCGTATCGCGATGATATGATATCGTATCGCGATGATATGATATCGTATCGCAATGATATGATATCGTATTGGTTCTCAGCCTGTTTGCCTTCTATTAGCTTGATCCAAAACAACCCGTTTAAGACATGAGAGTCTGAACTAACTGTGGGAACTAAGGCAGAAATATCACTTAACCAGAACTTCAAGAAAGTCAGCATGTTTTAAAGCAGCAAAATACCACAAATAGGTCAAACAAATCTGAAGTAAATCTGAGTTCCTCTTaaaggaaaacaacacaaagccaGTTTTTAATATTGTATGAGGGTTCAGATGTCTTACTCTGCCCCTGATTTTGTCTGCAGCTCTCAGGTTGGGCCCCTTGAAGACAGCATTGGTTCTGTGGATGTGATCTCTCTTAGTGACATTGTTCCTAATGCAGGCAAATGCTCAGtaagtagaaaaaaaatcctctccggtttacacttttttttaacttttgctgGGTAAccagttttatttcttttgctTTACAGGTATAGATGTGGTAAAGAATTATGGAACCAAACTAATGGAATAAAACTTTGAGGGCGTTATGAGCGTGGATCTAATGTTACAGCCACCCACTCCCatcccccacccacccccacccccggTGTGATTTGAGGTACCATGAATGAAAATCTGTGTAGCAGAATGACCAAGTGggatgttgttttcttttttgttcttgtcattgtttttgcactttGATTCCAAATAtgaacttgtttgtgtgttgttatgTTCTGACACTAGTAATTGTGGGTACATTAATGCTGCGTGGTTATCGAACACTATTACTCATCTCAGAGGAACACTAGGATGCACAACCAAAGATTGTTCTTGGCACTGATGTGCACGATGTGAGGACGTATTTCTGAACAAAAGTTCTTTACCCAAGCCTAGTTGTTCAAAATATATTGTCTGAATTTTTTTTGGTATAAATTTCTGTTTTATGAGTACGAAATTGCTGTAGCATGTCTTAACATGTTCTGCTCGACTCTGTTAATTTCTCTTTCACCACCCAAAAGCCCAAATGTTTAGAGTATCTGCCAAATTTTCCACTCACATGCTTTAACACAAAACCGTTTGACTTGTATTGGGTATACAGGTTAAAATAAAAGgatatattttaaaagatattACCGTATTCATAAAGGGTAAATGGACAAATTTCAAACTTACTCTGAATGCAAATTATGCTGGAAAAAGCATTGATTCTCTTTAACCAGGTGTTGTAACCTGTTGTTGGACCTGAAAGACTGGCAGGCTGTCATCTTCCATGTTTAGGTCAAAGGGTTATTTAAGAAGGAGGTAGTGTATTTCAAAACGTACACACTGTAGAATTTAGCATCAGTCTATCATTGATCTAATACTAAGATGTTTGTGGACAGGGCAGTGAAAAGACGGGGACCCAGAGGTCTGTCTCATGAAGCAGGACAAGTGTGTTGGAGTGTAAAGTCTTAAGCGCACCTTGTTGTTCTCGGTGTCAGAAATCCTGCTGAGTTATGTGAACCAACAGAGCAGAGCAAACCCTCACCGACATAGTGTGCGGAGTCATGTGTGCTTACAGGGTCTCTGTTAACAATTACACAACATTACATAAAAGTGTCATGTAGCAAAGAGCTCAAAATGACAATATTACAAACTTGGTACAATCACTGTTTTTCATTAAGATGTTAGTAGTTGGAGTTAGCTTAAGgttaatatttgtattattaagCAGATGTCCCACAAAGACTGTAAACCTGTCTCCAAAAGAGCACAGTGTAGATAATTGTTAGGTACTTCctgttgtaaataaaatgtgctttttccTAGAATTTGTATGTGCGTACACTAAACACTGCAGCCTTGTTCAGTTTGGACCTGAGGATAGAGAGATTCAAAGTATCAGCCTCACCTTTATCAACCCATTGGCTATTTTTACAGCCGGAGAGTGTTGGCACTGTGAATGTTATCACTGGGGTTTCTGTGTGAGTGTTAGCATAGCCTTAGTAGTATTACATCTTTGTAATTTCAATCCAATTTTTTTCTGTTCCGATCCGATACATATGAACCGATACTGattcagatatttttattatcataactAAAAGTGTTATTGTAAGggttgttgttggtattatgagtaaggctacacaaagcaGTAGTAAAACCAgcattgcattgtgctggcttcagTGTAAGCACAACACTGTACTTTTGATCacatagaaggagctgttccgtcgtcatggagacgatttgtggacacttcctacagttcagtctgaacggcttcaaagtgagactgtgcAAGTTCAGAATGTTGTAAGTGTCCAACTTCTTAATCAGTGACATGGATTGGCGACTTAAGTCTGATATCCGATCTGTAAATAACGTCTATATCGgacccgataccgatattagatCTGATTGGTCCCATCTCTAGTGGAAAGGCATAGAAAGACCAGGCTGCTTTTACAGAAATTAGGGTTGTAACCCcaagcatttttttcttcttgtctaAAGAAACAAAGTTTTTTTCGAAAAAGAAAAATTATCAGTTTAGGTTAGAGGGATATTTGACTTTGCTGCTTAAGATTTGGACATAACAAAACTGGCAGGTACTgcattttcttaattttttttttttttactctttcgCAGTAGTTTGCTGGTCATAATATGGACAGCTCAAACTTTAGTTTTCTATTACCTTAACTTTCATTCATGTCAATCACATATTAGAGCCTACTAATGATGAATCAGATTCATCATGTATTGGTTGTTGATTGTTAAGATTCCTGTTCCTACTTTTTACATGTCAGTGATTATTcatattatttgttattttatcattatatacattttttgagTCACTAGCTAAAAGAAGTGATGGCTGCCTGATCTGTAAAAGCATAAAagaccaaatgttttttttagaatcaaACTGGTAGATATAGTAGTAAGAGTTGTTCAAATGCAGTTGTTTTTGACACTCAAACTTGGATATTTTGATTAGGTCAAGATTTATCAAATTGTTCAACATTGGAGAATGCAAAACAAATAAGCTAGAAGTGATATTTTGTTTAACAGTGCAAAACAAATgatctgaaaatgtttcagctatGCAACAAAATTATTTGTGTACTCCATTTTTGACGAAAGTGCAATAAGTAAGATGAATTGACTTATTcttataaaaatgaaattaacaAGGCTCATTTAAGAAtttttgtaagatttatttttgagcttgtatgcctttattttgagaGGACAAGTGGATAGAGTAGAAAATTAGGGGGAGAGATTGGGGAATGATATgccggaaaggagccacgggttgGACTGGACTTGAACCCATGGCCGCATGCTTGGAGGACCATTTATTTTGTACGTGGGGGGGCGACCTTACCGCTAGGCCAGTGCTGCCCTATCATTTTAGCATTTTGATTAATATTTTCATTGGTAGGTGGAAATAATTTTATTGTGTTGGTTGTTAAATCAAACTGTTCCAATATTGAAAGTCCTcctatttacacacacacacacacacacacacagcctatgAACCAAACATGTAAATAGTTGTATGTATTATAGTATTTATAACTGTAAGTAAAACTCTGGTTTCcaaaatgtttataaatgttgatgtttatAAATGTGCCTTTCTTTGGCACAACAAACCTGTGTCTATGGGTTGTAAAAGTCTTTTGTTCTTTGCAATGATTTTTTGTATCACCTTGGGTGCTTTAATCTACCTTCTCTTGCCTTCAAATGATATACAGTTAATATGTGCACCTCTGTATACAAGAATCATAACAATGCCTTTTCACTGAAGATGTATTTTACCTGTgttctctttgttgctctgtttggaaaatgttgttttctttacacTTGTGCCTACAGTCTTAGATACAAAAGActaattgattttgtttataTTGCATTATTCCGATTGTTGAGTATCTCATAGAGTTATGCAATGTAAATGCAAAGTACAGTGTCGGACAAATCTTAAGTTATCAACTGTTGGATAATTGTACTGTTGATAATAAGGTATCCCTTTGTATTTATTGGTGTTTTTCTCCCTTGCATTGTTGCAAACCAATAAACATGACTGGGTTATGAAAATGTTGTATTCTTTTATAATTTTTGCATTAATACGAGACTGCACTGGATAAAGTGCAGGCTCCATCATATCTTAAAAAGCTCATAGTGCTGTATTACCCTTAAAGAAAATTACGCTTCTAGAATGCAGGCCTGttcatggtacctacagtctctaaaagtagtatgggaggtagagctgTTATCTGGCCCCTCTCCTTTGTAATCCTCTACTAGTTAGGGACCGGGAAGCAGAACCCTCTCGACTTTTAAGAGTAGGGTTAAAATCTTTTTTGATAAAGTTTATGGCTGGCTCAAATttggaccagctcctagttataaTGCTATagctagatttttttttcttagataacacttgttatgtattggcactatacaaatagaCATAAGTacaagttagaaaaaaataataataaccaaAAACTGTCAATTTTAAATTTTGGAATTGTCAATAAAAGCTTTTCTTGTCAAAGGACTGTCATATGCTGTGTTTTATTACATGACAACTAAGCAGATGTAGAAAAAACAGTTGAAAGTTCATAAAGCGGAAAAAAGACTTGAAGTAGAAGTCATTAGACATTTTATTCTAGGTCTGTCATAAAAATGCAGACCTGCTTGTAGTACCTACAGTCTGCATCTGTAGATATGGCATATGCTGTGTTTTATTACATGACAACTAAGCAGatgttaaattataaaaaatcatagtatatcaagttgtatgtatgtatggaaaatcattggattgtaaatatcaaatatagtatcataaatatagtatagcaaattgtatatagatagatagattgtatATATAGACAGATgataaggaacacaggaatttaatttaataaatattaattattgagctgtggaaaaggggtaggattaaataagttttatacttcctactccttttcaggcatatcagttgaatatatgtaatttgctttttctttttttgtgaaataatttgaactttgttttttgtttattgtattttcgtgcttttcattttgttttgtatttttgatatgtttgattttatttgatatgtctgaaataaatttaataaatcaatcaaaagaaatgtttaaaaacagttgaaagttcataaaggggaaaaaagactCGGAAGTAGAAGTCATTTGAgattttattatatttgttatgatttatttttgtactaAAACTATTCTACTCTTTTCTACCACATTCGTTTTTTGTCCTTTACAGTTCccttggccaatcagatttatctTAGTTTAGTCGTTGTCCAATCACCGCTGAGCTTGTTAGATTGTTACAGAGAGCAACAAGAAGTTTTCAAAATGGGGCTTGAAAGTACTATGGTTTGGTAAGTACTcaattaaatgcattttatagtttttatttcttgAGTAGCCATTCATACGAAGAGGTTAAATATTAATTCCTTTAGGTGGACTTGAGAATagaatttataaatgtgatcTGGGATCATAAATTACCTTTTTACGGTTAGCGTGCTAACGTAGTGTCAACCAGGCTGAGTCATTGTAGCCACATTAGCTCACATTTACGGTCTAAATAAAGTCATCATTTCGCTTTTGCGTACTCGTCCGTATTCATTAATGTTGTTATTGGTGACGTGATgccttgaaataaaataaacaactgaCATCACTGttgatttgattgttttgtcTTGCAACCAAACGCTTGCTAATATTAGCAACCATGctaatgttgttttaatgttttaatgttgtaaccCTCAACATGTGTTCACGACACAGACTGTTCCAGGTGTTGTTGGTTGTGAATGTGAACTGAGACATCGTACTAACATGAACTATTTGCTATATCgttattgtgttttgtttgatatgtgaatgacatgtgagctggATAGATAAGTGTAATATTTCCCCCTCAGTGTGGACAATAGTGAATACATGAGAAATGGAGATTTTCTACCAACGAGGCTACAGGCTCAACAAGATGCTGTCAACATCGTTTGCCACTCCAAAACAAGAAGCAACCCTGAAAACAATGTGGGCCTCATCACAATGGCAAAGTAATATCAACACCTCTCTTAGTTGTAGTTATCCTCTTCACACATAATAACACCAACAAGtagatttgtttttcagttggAAATGATGGATAATTCTGGATGTTTGTCTTGCAGTAATTGCGAGGTCCTGACCACACTGACTCCAGATTCTGGGCGCATACTGTCCAAACTCCATGCTGTCCAGCCCAAAGGAAAGATTTGCTTCTGCACAGGCATCAGAGTGGCTCATGTAAGCATACAGGAGGTTTCTTGCTGTAATTATTAATTCCAAACTTTACAGAAGGGCTCTATCTGACAAGAACTTGATTTGTACACCTGGCTCTCCTAGGCAGCTGTCTTTAAATTCATAtatttgtgttgtattttgttCTGGTTAGCTGGCCctaaaacacagacaaggaaagAACCACAAGATGAGGATCATCGCTTTTGTTGGGAGTCCTGTAGAAGATAATGAAAAAGATGtaagtttaaagtttttttgacAATCCTAAAAATAGGTAAGCATACATTACAACTAATTTATAGGATAATACTTCATTGATCCCCAAGGgagaaattcgggcgttgcagcagcacagacaagaaagctcaaaatacacattaaacagaatagataagataaataaataaaataaaaataaaaacagggggtatatacaagtactaaaatgaatgatgaagttaactatgcagggaattgagaccgtatttgcagagaatgacaagataaagtgacaagtgattaaagtgacttggtatgataaataaatagcagcaagtaatgtaaacagcagagaggagaggcagtgttgtaccacagtaatgcagagtgcagttatataatataatgtagtataatataatataatataatataatataatgtagtataatataatataatatagtgcaatatgaacaatatagtgtaatataatgaaatgttatataatatagactaatataataatatattataatgtacagtgtatatatatatatatatatatatatattgatgctagtgtttaaaacaactttttaaaaatcactttatttgtgtgcatgtcCTTTCCTTCATCTTTTTTCATGCAGCTTGTTAAGTTGGCAAAGCgtttgaaaaaagagaaagtgaatgtGGATATTATCAACTTTGGAGAGGAGGTAAGAAGTTTGCggattttctttcaaaaaaattgTCTTAAGGCAGAATCATTTGGAGTATTATTATTGTGTTCTCTTGATTTCCATGTATCCATTCATAGATTGAGTTTTGAACTACTTTTGTCACAATTTTTCAGGAGGTGAACACAGAGAAACTGACTGCATTTATAAACACTCTAAATGGGAAAGAGGGGACTGGCTCCCACCTGGTCACAGTCCCTCCGGGGCCCAGTCTGGCTGATGCGCTGCTCTCCTCTCCCATCCTGGCTGGTGAAGGAGGCTCTATGATGGGTCTTGGAGCTAGTGACTTTGAGTTTGGTGTGGATCCCAGTGCTGATCCAGAGCTTGCCCTGGTAAGAATTATATAGACGAGCTTTCCATCAGAAATGTTGTCTATGATAACACATACTTGTAGTGAAGCatcttacattaaaaaaaagctacttTATAATTatcagctgatttaaaaaatagcCAATGTTTACACTAATACACGTATATGTGTTGCTGTTTACACAATGTATTTAACTGGATAGTTTCCTTGGAACCAGTCTGAGGTTAGAAACCACGAATCCTTATGCAGAAAGCCTATGTGATGCTGGATAgtggaatataaaaaaaaaaacagcagtaaagTATTTGTATTGTGAAGAAATTGCATTGATGAAAACATTAATAGGCAATGGGCCTCCTTAAAACAGGCCAGTATGTATAACGTTTTTTTAGGATTATGTTATGGAGTACATTTTCAGAAATATATCTTATGTTTGCATCCTATCCTAGGATTAGGATTCTACGGAATTTCCCTCCCGTCATGCTCCCACATTTTGGTAAATAGCAAAAAGTGCTGTGTTAATAGTCAATGATTAAAAAACTGAGATTTCAGGGTTTTTATTGgtactttatttttatgatttatttagaggctttttcctttatttgataggacactGGGTAAGTAAGAAAttgggagagagtggggaatgactttCAGGAAaagtcagacttgaacccaggcaGTCTGCTTGGAGGCTCCTTACATGGGGCAGgacctaactgctaggccacCTGCGCCCACTCATTTGCCCTATTTGCTTTTTtattcttgctctctctctcgaaagtctctgtttgtgttttttaggcCCTGCGTGTATCAATGGAGGAGCAGCGACAGAGGCAGGAAGAGGAAGCtcgcagagctgctgctgcttctgcagctgAAGCAGGCGTGCCCACACCCAGCGCTGATGGTAAATGAAGTAGCTGCTTGCACTTAAGAGAATGCACTTattatcaaataaatattaggATTATATGGGATTATACATTTTAGTCCTTTTCAAAGTTTGGCTTGATTTCTGCACAGAATCAGAGGAGGCCTTGTTGAAGATGTCGGTATCCCAGCCTGAGAGCGGTGCAGCAGTGCTTCCTGACTTCAGCAGCAtgacagaggaggagcagatAGCTTATGCCATGCAGATGTCTCTTGCTGGAGGAGGTGAGTTCcatttgattgttttatcatttttagcTATTGTCATTTATAATAGTCACACTTATTTGTTACACGTATTTGTTGGAATTACTGACGTAATGCCTTAATTTCTCCCTTTGCTTTGTAAACAGAGTATGGAGAAATGGACACAGGAGCTCCCATGGATACAGCAGATTCAGCGAAGGTGAGTCAACATACAATATTTAAAACTGTATAACAGTCTTTAAACGGAGCTCAGCTGGCACTAGTGTATTCTCAGTAGAAAAGGAGGGGATGGAAGTAAAAGACGGGTTCACCTTTTGCATTGGCAGTGTTTGGTTAGGGATGAGGTAATGAGCTTTTATTGTGTATACAAGCTCAACATTATTTACAGTATAAAATCAGAAATATTTGTTCTGCTGATTGCAATAACAAAGCATTTTCAAATGACTGCCAATCTACTAGAACAAAGACTAATCAATCCTTATCAATTGTCTCCCTCTTGTGATCTGTCAGGAGGAAGATGATTATGATGTGATGCAAGACCCAGAGTTTCTTCAGAGCGTCTTGGAGAACCTGCCCGGTGTCGATCCAAACAACGAGGCCATCCGCAATGCCATGGGCTCCCTGGCCTCCCAGACAGGAAACAAGCCAGATGGTAAAAaggatgaagagaagaagaaatgaggagcaAGTCGGCTTCAAATATCCACTGAACAATTGCAGACTAACGCAGGATTTAAATATACAAAGAAGATGGTCCAAGCACGAGACACCACACTGACATTTAATATTGTTTTCTGTCAGATAAAAGCACCAATTTAAGGATTATTTAGTGTAAAAATCTGAATGCCAAGTAACATTTATTGATATCCTCTTTAAAATatagctgcccccccccccccattttctCTACATGGTGTAATTTGCTGATGAATGAACAAAGGAGAAACGATTTGGGATGACAGGCTCCTAAACAGTTAGCCACACACCtgtcatgtctttgtgtgtttttgcaatAAAAGCTATGTATAAATACGATGTCTTTGGTTTAGTCCTTTTCTCCAGATTCTAGTGTTGA contains:
- the psmd4a gene encoding 26S proteasome non-ATPase regulatory subunit 4a, whose protein sequence is MGLESTMVCVDNSEYMRNGDFLPTRLQAQQDAVNIVCHSKTRSNPENNVGLITMANNCEVLTTLTPDSGRILSKLHAVQPKGKICFCTGIRVAHLALKHRQGKNHKMRIIAFVGSPVEDNEKDLVKLAKRLKKEKVNVDIINFGEEEVNTEKLTAFINTLNGKEGTGSHLVTVPPGPSLADALLSSPILAGEGGSMMGLGASDFEFGVDPSADPELALALRVSMEEQRQRQEEEARRAAAASAAEAGVPTPSADESEEALLKMSVSQPESGAAVLPDFSSMTEEEQIAYAMQMSLAGGEYGEMDTGAPMDTADSAKEEDDYDVMQDPEFLQSVLENLPGVDPNNEAIRNAMGSLASQTGNKPDGKKDEEKKK